In the Candidatus Poribacteria bacterium genome, GTAGAACTTGTCCGACGCCTTCCGCACGAGAACCTTCGGGATCGCCCGCGAACCGATCAGGTCGCCGTTGCGGTACTGAACCGAGAGGTTGGACAGCACGCTGTCCTGATGCACGTCCTTCACCGTCGGCAAAGCCATGTAGAAACTCCTCGTCCGATCTCTCACCGCGCGGGGTCGGGTAGCGGCGGGTCCCTGACCCGACCGCCGCTGCTTACGCTCGCTGCTGCGGACCCGTCAGCAAAACCTCGATCACCTTCCCGTCGGCGCTCGACGCGTCCAGCGCGATGCCGTTGTACCAGTCGCCCGACACCGACTTCTTGACCGCCTTCCCGGCGTTGTTCGTCCCGACCGTGTCGCCGATGGCGATCGCCGCGCCAGAGCCATCCGACACGACCTTCGCGATCGCCCCCGCCAGCGTGATGACCTCCGCCGCCTCGCCCGCCGAAGGATCGTTCTGCAGAACCCCGATCGGCACGTCCGCCGCGTTGTCCGGCGCGTCCACCAGCCCGCGCGTCGCCGACAGCTCGACGTAGTGGTACTGCTTCGCCGACAGGTCGTTCTCCGCCACGAAGCTCACCCCGTTGCCCGCCACCAACTGCTGCGTTGCCATCCCGTCCTCCTTGATCCCGAACCGACCCCGCCCGCCTCCGCCTCGCCATCATTCGCTGCGCGCCGCCCGGCGATACGCCGTCACGAGCTCCGGCTGTTCCCGCTGCACGACCCCCAACGCCTCCCCGTAAGACACCTCCCGCGACGGGTCTTCTCCTCGCAACGCGAGCAAACGGCGGCTCACCGCCTCGTCCAGCGCAGCGCATGGGTCCGACACCTCCCCCTCGCCCGCCGAACCCATCTCGTCAAACACCACTTGGACCGGCAGCGTCCGCACGACGCGCTCGAACCGTTCGTCGTCCAACTCGGCGAGCTCCCGAAGCCAGCCCTCCATCGCTGGCGTGACGCGCCCTTCGCGCTTTGCCTCCGCCAGTCGCGACTCCGCCCGCTGACGCGCCAGCGCCGCCCGAAGCCGCGCGTTCTCCTCCCGCTGCCGCACCGTCTCCGACAGGAACGCGCGCTCCTGATCCGTCAGGGCGATTTCCGTCTCTTCCTCCTCGGCGAATGC is a window encoding:
- a CDS encoding DUF2190 family protein, producing MATQQLVAGNGVSFVAENDLSAKQYHYVELSATRGLVDAPDNAADVPIGVLQNDPSAGEAAEVITLAGAIAKVVSDGSGAAIAIGDTVGTNNAGKAVKKSVSGDWYNGIALDASSADGKVIEVLLTGPQQRA